Proteins encoded within one genomic window of Rhododendron vialii isolate Sample 1 chromosome 1a, ASM3025357v1:
- the LOC131331126 gene encoding uncharacterized protein LOC131331126: MGGAYIGHTSAAAGLSSQAIDVDDKTTIHFWDPKSPDPTNPKPPLVLLHVFGPDTHWQWHPQVAFFAREFALYIPNLLFLGNSTAKYAEKSEMFQAVSWVANNQSTGPYMETTPTQGHYLGHHIELKFMGEACPGSKTRSLGFAHVAKLRFLTDL; the protein is encoded by the exons ATGGGGGGCGCCTACATCGGACATACTTCCGCGGCTGCGGGCCTCTCGTCCCAGGCCATCGACGTCGACGACAAAACCACCATCCACTTTTGGGACCCAAAATCACCCGATCCCACCAATCCAAAACCACCTCTTGTTTTACTCCACGTCTTCGGCCCTGACACCCACTGGCAATGGCACCCGCAGGTGGCATTTTTTGCCCGAGAATTCGCACTTTACATACCCAACCTCTTGTTTTTGGGCAATTCCACTGCTAAGTACGCGGAGAAGTCAGAGATGTTCCAGGCGGTTTCGTGGGTTGCCAACAATCAATCCACTGG GCCATACATGGAGACAACTCCGACACAGGGACACTACCTAGGACACCACATAGAACTAAAGTTCATGGGAGAGGCATGCCCGGGAAGCAAAACCAGAAGCCTTGGATTTGCTCATGTTGCAAAATTGCGGTTCTTAACTGATCTATAG
- the LOC131331116 gene encoding uncharacterized protein LOC131331116, with amino-acid sequence MFSYDDPHLFKYCQDQIVRRCVPDSDQRRILEFCHSEACGGHFSSKKTSAKVGSVSRGDEMPLTNIMVIEIFDCWGIDFMGPFPVSFGNLYILLAVDYVSKWVEAIATRTNDAKYGITHKVSTAYHPETNGQAELANREIKHILEKTVNPNRKDWSLRLTDTLWAYRTAYKTILGASPAHRKLQLNELEEIRRDAYDNTSIYKAKVKAFHDKRIHRKEFEVGQKVLLYNSKLHLFPGKLRSRWAGPYVVEHVYPHGAVDVVNPLNSKSFKVNGQKLKPFLGTFEVGEPNEELIDPVYRVD; translated from the exons ATGTTCTCTTATGATGACCCCCATCTTTTCAAGTATTGTCAAGATCAAATAGTGCGCCGTTGTGTtccagattcagatcaacggAGGATTCTTGAGTTTTGCCATTCGGAAGCCTGTGGAGGCCATTTCTCTTCTAAGAAGACTTCTGCCAAG GTTGGGAGTGTATCTCGGGGGGACGAAATGCCATTGACTAACATTATGGTGATTGAGATCTTTGACTGCTGGggcatagacttcatgggaccTTTCCCCGTTTCTTTCGGCAACTTATACATTTTATTGGCGGTTGATTACGTTTCGaaatgggtagaagccatcGCAACACGTACTAATGATGCCAAG TACGGTATCACTCACAAGGTCTCCACTGCTTATCATCCTGAGACGAATGGACAAGCTGAGTTGGCAAATAGGGAAATCAAGCACATTTTGGAGAAAACAGTGAATCCGAACCGGAAAGATTGGAGTCTTCGTTTGACCGATACACTTTGGGCTTATCGCACAGCATACAAGACCATCTTGGGAGCTTCGCC AGCACACAGAAAGCTCCAACTCAACGAGCTTGAAGAAATTCGGAGAGATGCTTATGATAACACTTCCatttacaaagcaaaagtcaaggcCTTCCACGACAAGCGAATTCATCGGAAAGAATTTGAGGTTGGACAAAAGGTACTCCTATACAATtctaagcttcatttgtttcctggTAAATTACGTTCTCGTTGGGCGGGCCCTTATGTTGTAGAACATGTTTATCCTCATGGTGCTGTTGATGTGGTGAATCCATTGAATAGTAAATCTTTTAAAGTTAATGGCCAAAAGCTTAAACCGTTTCTTGGTACTTTTGAGGTTGGAGAGCCGAATGAGGAGTTAATCGATCCAGTTTACAGGGTTGATTAG